ACGCGTCGCCCTCGATGTTGGGCATCTCCCAGCCGTAGACCTCGTTCATCTTGGCGAGGCCCTTGCTGCGCAACTCGTCCATCACGCCTCTTTCTCTGTGTGTGGCACCCCGAGTCCGGCGGCCAACCCTTTATAGGCCAACTGCGCCAACGGCAGATCGACGGACACCGACTCGCCCAATTCCAGAGCGAGGCTCAGATCCTTCTCCCCCAGCCCGCGGGCGTGCACGAAGGAGTTGTACAAGAAGTTCTCCGGCTCAATGTCTTTCATGTCGTCGCGCACCATGATCGCGCCCGGCCCACTGGTGAGCGCATCGGTGTGCCGGACGACGCGGCCCAGCGCCTGCAGGTCCAGCCCCGCGGCCTCGGCAAGCTTCATCGCTTCGCAGGCCGCGACGTATGAGGTGAAGGTCAACATGTTGCGGGCCAACTTCATTCGGGTGCCCGCGCCCGGCTCCCCGGCATGCACCACCATCGCCGCCCAGTGCTTGAACGCCGGCTTGATCTTCTCGTAGACCTCGCGGTCGGCACCCACCATGGTGGCCAGCTTGCCTTCGGCCGCGGCCGTCGCGCCGCCGCTCACCGGGGCGTCGACGATGTAAATGCCCTGCGGCTTCAGCTCATTCGCGAGTTCCGCCGCCGTGGTCTCGCGAATCGTCGAGTGAATTGCGATCACCGTTCCGGGCTTGGCGTGCTTGGCAAGATCGCCGACTACCTCACGCACCTGGTCGTCATCGAGCACGGTCACGTGGATGATGTCTGCGTCGGCGACGTCGGCCACACTGTCGGCCAGCCGTGCGCCCTTTTCGGCCAGGGGTGCCATCGCATCAGACCGG
The sequence above is a segment of the Candidatus Mycobacterium wuenschmannii genome. Coding sequences within it:
- a CDS encoding NAD(P)-dependent oxidoreductase, with amino-acid sequence MTHMTLGYIGLGNMGAPMATKMTEWAGGITVYDIRSDAMAPLAEKGARLADSVADVADADIIHVTVLDDDQVREVVGDLAKHAKPGTVIAIHSTIRETTAAELANELKPQGIYIVDAPVSGGATAAAEGKLATMVGADREVYEKIKPAFKHWAAMVVHAGEPGAGTRMKLARNMLTFTSYVAACEAMKLAEAAGLDLQALGRVVRHTDALTSGPGAIMVRDDMKDIEPENFLYNSFVHARGLGEKDLSLALELGESVSVDLPLAQLAYKGLAAGLGVPHTEKEA